Proteins from a genomic interval of Spea bombifrons isolate aSpeBom1 chromosome 4, aSpeBom1.2.pri, whole genome shotgun sequence:
- the LOC128492013 gene encoding serine protease FAM111A-like, whose translation MSKNGSSSKSPATRRAKENNEGEKKFMENWLGSKGKSPLKENTNHLNGSASNEYSNKGETWGFKVPKQENQSGDVSEVTCTFKWATEDCENEFNISGKKHDLLINALKESSYFKEKYDDSKYLLIRVPESNTAISPYVPMGCLQHQKHLILKMIKAPNPPIPKYTWSPDGFLFYVASKGKTKKGAVRTILQNKNYCPGTMNLGVYGCKASTIEKAILEDGRFRLGSDCKFSLERDGKVYEDHLLLSSLEPGAGNYIIILYPSKKSKGKTGAAGELFSHDGEQETNLPSSSASSAPSKMQPRYLPIQSNQRLCKKFNKDFNTFIKTLGKNPWGILKENYFRDIADKNITRATTHRILNQHLDSVGIIYITGDANGTCFLLTSTLAVTCYHVLEPYLPDKCTAQVSPQSKALIAQRLRSLNVEISFNYESEEHSPDFYKVANLAASSKSLDYAILQLEEPNTSASGLLEFLDLPPEDGAVSIIGHPDCQIKQLDLCSVININNRESQIIRHPLYVHVATKYTFEQMRDPTVLTYDTCFYHGLSGSPVFNNKGKLVALHTGGYPVEGIQKKRSVIEYGRSMMGIIIHGAVYIEELRTKLKEMVEQDENLKENICDITRHPLKIQPTLRRLLMLWENEPNPNPPVPPEPSLSEESPMEVDSQPESLME comes from the exons ATGTCCAAAAACGGTTCTTCTTCTAAGTCTCCAGCGACGAGGAGGGCTAAGGAGAACAATGAAGGGGAGAAAAAATTCATGGAAAACTGGCTTGGCTCCAAAGGAAAATCTCCATTAAAAGAGAATACGAATCATCTCAACGGATCTGCAAGcaatgaatattcaaataaagGGGAGACTTGGGGTTTCAAGGTTCCA AAACAAGAAAATCAGTCAGGAGATGTCAGCGAAGTTACCTGCACATTTAAATGGGCGACCGAGGACTGTGAAAATGAATTCAATATCAGTGGGAAAAAACACGACTTACTTATTAATGCACTTAAGGAGTCGAGCTATTTCAAGGAGAAATACGACGATTCAAAGTATCTCCTGATCCGCGTTCCAGAATCGAATACAGCGATCAGTCCGTACGTTCCGATGGGTTGCCTGCAACACCAAAAACACCTCATCCTGAAAATGATCAAAGCACCGAATCCTCCGATTCCCAAATACACGTGGAGTCCTGAtggatttcttttttatgtggcaagcaaaggaaaaacaaaaaaaggtgctGTTAGGACAATTCTTCAAAACAAGAACTATTGCCCCGGAACAATGAACCTGGGTGTCTATGGATGTAAAGCGAGCACCATAGAGAAAGCGATCCTAGAAGATGGGAGGTTCAGATTGGGCTCTGACTGTAAATTCAGTCTGGAGAGAGATGGAAAAGTGTATGAAGATCACCTGCTGCTGTCCAGCCTGGAGCCCGGTGCCGGTAATTACATCATTATACTGTATCCCTCTAAAAAAAGTAAGGGTAAGACCGGTGCCGCTGGGGAATTATTTTCACATGATGGGGAACAGGAGACCAATTTACCTTCCTCTAGCGCATCCTCAGCTCCGAGCAAAATGCAGCCGAGGTATCTTCCCATCCAATCAAATCAACGACTGTGTAAAAAGTTTAACAAggattttaacacatttattaaaactttgGGGAAAAATCCCTGGggtattttaaaggaaaattatttCCGTGATATCGCAGACAAGAATATCACTCGGGCCACCACTCACCGAATCCTCAACCAGCACTTGGATTCTGTGGGTATCATTTACATTACAGGAGACGCCAATGGgacctgctttctcctgaccagcaccctggcTGTAACCTGTTACCACGTGCTGGAGCCATACCTGCCAGATAAATGTACGGCTCAGGTCAGCCCCCAAAGTAAAGCTTTGATAGCTCAGCGGCTGAGAAGTCTTAATGTTGAAATCAGCTTCAACTATGAGAGTGAGGAACATTCGCCCGACTTTTACAAGGTCGCTAATCTAGCAGCATCTAGCAAATCACTGGACTACGCAATTCTACAGTTAGAAGAACCGAATACTTCAGCTTCCGGCTTGTTGGAATTTCTAGACCTTCCGCCGGAAGATGGAGCCGTCAGCATCATCGGTCACCCAGACTGTCAGATCAAACAGCTTGACTTGTGCTCTGTGATCAACATTAATAATCGCGAATCACAAATTATAAGACACCCTTTATATGTCCACGTGGCAACAAAGTACACTTTTGAACAAATGAGGGATCCTACTGTATTAACATACGATACGTGTTTCTACCACGGGTTGTCCGGCTCACCGGTCTTCAACAACAAAGGAAAGCTTGTAGCTTTGCACACCGGTGGATACCCTGTTGAAGGaatacagaagaagaggagcgtaATAGAGTATGGAAGATCCATGATGGGGATTATTATTCACGGTGCGGTTTATATAGAAGAATTGCGCACTAAATTGAAGGAAATGGTTGAGCAGGATGAGAATTTGAAGGAAAATATCTGCGATATTACGAGGCATCCATTGAAAATACAACCTACCTTAAGACGTCTTCTGATGCTTTGGGAAAACGAACCTAATCCAAACCCACCTGTTCCCCCGGAACCAAGCCTCAGCGAGGAATCACCAATGGAAGTGGATTCCCAGCCAGAGTCCCTTATGGAATAA